From Streptomyces sp. GSL17-111, one genomic window encodes:
- a CDS encoding TadE/TadG family type IV pilus assembly protein: MRRPPQPRRRRGPVPAPGPVRVRVRVRERDAGQAAIEYLGFLPLLLLIALASVQLGIAAYTAQQAGTAARTAARYVSQDDDRAAAGAGQSALSGWLADGASFAETRAPGEVTVTATVNIPSVIPFVDFGSARKSATMPRVRD, from the coding sequence ATGAGGCGCCCCCCGCAGCCCCGTCGGCGACGCGGCCCCGTACCCGCGCCCGGGCCCGTCCGCGTCCGCGTCCGCGTCCGCGAGCGGGACGCCGGGCAGGCCGCCATCGAGTACCTCGGCTTCCTGCCGCTGCTGCTCCTGATCGCCCTCGCCAGCGTGCAGCTCGGCATCGCCGCGTACACCGCCCAACAGGCCGGCACCGCCGCCCGCACCGCCGCCCGCTACGTCTCGCAGGACGACGACCGGGCCGCCGCCGGAGCCGGACAGAGCGCGCTGAGCGGCTGGCTGGCCGACGGCGCGTCCTTCGCGGAGACCCGCGCCCCCGGCGAGGTCACGGTCACCGCCACCGTCAACATCCCCTCCGTCATCCCGTTCGTCGACTTCGGCAGCGCACGGAAGTCGGCCACCATGCCCCGCGTCCGCGACTGA
- a CDS encoding TadE/TadG family type IV pilus assembly protein, whose translation MPGPAAGGEPRDGGQVTVEFLGMVPLILLTLVLLWQFVLVGYTFTLAGNAADEAARAGAVDDDCAAAATADLPGAWSSAASVDCGTAGGLVHATVTLRVPVLFPGSVAFPFDVTGEAAHVSEAPR comes from the coding sequence GTGCCCGGCCCGGCGGCGGGCGGCGAGCCGCGCGACGGCGGCCAGGTGACCGTGGAGTTCCTCGGCATGGTGCCGTTGATCCTCCTCACCCTCGTGCTGCTGTGGCAGTTCGTCCTCGTCGGCTACACCTTCACCCTCGCCGGGAACGCCGCCGACGAAGCCGCCCGCGCCGGAGCCGTCGACGACGACTGCGCCGCCGCGGCCACCGCGGACCTCCCCGGCGCCTGGAGCTCGGCCGCCTCCGTCGACTGCGGCACCGCAGGCGGCCTCGTCCACGCCACCGTCACGCTCCGGGTGCCTGTCCTCTTCCCCGGCAGTGTCGCCTTCCCCTTCGACGTCACCGGCGAGGCCGCCCACGTCTCGGAGGCCCCGCGATGA
- a CDS encoding AAA family ATPase produces the protein MATRILPAVGDADLAHALTGLLGRLPGAEPQPPIGNSTSLLDLLAALGSESVAGLPEVVLVHERIGPRPALEVVREIALRFPAVGTVLITGDASPAVYSAAMDSGARGVLPLPIGYDDLAARVEAVAAWSTGVRRHLGPGESPFGAGRGGTLVTVTGAKGGVGTTLTAVQLALAAQASGRETALVDLDLQTGDVASFLDVQFRRSVADLAGISDLTPRVLQDAVFAHESGLALLLAPAEGERAEEVTETAARQLLTALRARYDAVVVDCGAHLDAAGAAAVENADTALLVTTPDVVAVRGVKRQVRLWDRLQIRKAEDTLTVVNRHTRSTEIQPPLIARITGTRVARTTVPAAFKELQGCLDSSRMHELDSKGAVRQALWALAGEAGLVGGERRADGDRPGGTRAALVPAQAPGSAPPTGKGLVPYGARGTLTTRRRRRGPAGEG, from the coding sequence ATGGCCACCCGCATCCTCCCGGCCGTGGGCGACGCCGACCTCGCCCACGCCCTCACCGGGCTGCTCGGCCGGCTCCCCGGCGCCGAACCCCAGCCGCCCATCGGCAACTCCACCTCGCTCCTCGACCTGCTGGCCGCCCTCGGCTCGGAGTCCGTCGCCGGACTGCCGGAGGTCGTCCTCGTCCACGAACGCATCGGACCGCGACCCGCCCTGGAGGTCGTGCGTGAGATCGCCCTGCGCTTCCCGGCGGTCGGCACCGTCCTCATCACCGGCGACGCCAGCCCGGCGGTCTACTCCGCCGCGATGGACAGCGGCGCACGCGGCGTCCTCCCGCTGCCCATCGGCTACGACGACCTCGCCGCGCGCGTCGAGGCCGTCGCCGCCTGGTCCACCGGCGTCCGCCGCCACCTCGGCCCCGGCGAGAGCCCGTTCGGCGCCGGGCGGGGCGGCACCCTGGTCACCGTCACCGGCGCCAAGGGCGGTGTCGGCACCACGCTCACCGCCGTGCAACTCGCCCTGGCCGCGCAGGCGTCCGGCCGGGAGACCGCACTGGTCGACCTGGACCTCCAGACCGGCGACGTCGCCTCCTTCCTCGACGTCCAGTTCCGCCGCTCCGTCGCCGACCTCGCGGGCATCAGCGACCTCACGCCCCGCGTCCTGCAGGACGCCGTCTTCGCCCACGAGAGCGGCCTCGCCCTGCTCCTCGCCCCAGCGGAGGGCGAACGCGCCGAAGAGGTCACCGAGACCGCCGCCCGGCAACTCCTCACCGCACTGCGCGCCCGCTACGACGCCGTCGTCGTCGACTGCGGGGCCCACCTCGACGCCGCCGGCGCCGCCGCCGTCGAGAACGCCGACACCGCCCTGCTCGTGACCACCCCCGACGTCGTCGCCGTGCGCGGCGTCAAACGCCAGGTGCGGCTGTGGGACCGCCTCCAGATCCGCAAGGCCGAGGACACCCTCACCGTCGTCAACCGGCACACCCGGAGCACGGAGATCCAGCCCCCGCTCATCGCCCGGATCACCGGCACCCGCGTCGCCCGCACCACCGTCCCCGCCGCGTTCAAGGAGCTCCAGGGCTGCCTGGACTCCTCCCGCATGCACGAACTCGACAGCAAGGGCGCCGTCCGGCAGGCGCTGTGGGCCCTCGCGGGCGAGGCCGGCCTCGTCGGCGGCGAGCGGCGCGCCGACGGCGACCGGCCCGGCGGCACCCGCGCCGCGCTCGTCCCCGCGCAGGCCCCCGGCAGCGCACCGCCCACCGGCAAGGGCCTGGTGCCCTACGGCGCGCGCGGCACCCTCACCACACGCCGGCGCCGTCGCGGCCCGGCGGGGGAGGGCTGA